Proteins encoded within one genomic window of Arachis ipaensis cultivar K30076 chromosome B08, Araip1.1, whole genome shotgun sequence:
- the LOC107613461 gene encoding ATP synthase subunit O, mitochondrial, giving the protein MALCSRIRSGISVFNKLAFAASQRSTLQRSLIAPSNSLVSRGYANVPGAKEDKVKVPLAMFGGSGNYASALYIAAVKANSVEKVESEILQFVEAVKNSTKVSQFISDLSVKKDIRVKVIEDIAGQSKFSDVTKNFLVLVAENGRLKNIETIAKRYRELAMAYKGEVKAIVTTVIPLPAEEEKALKETLQQMLGTGAKVHLEQKIDPSILGGLVLEFSQKVFDMSIKTRAQQMERLLREPISIADI; this is encoded by the exons ATGGCACTGTGCAGCCGAATCAGATCGGGAATTTCAGTCTTCAACAAATTAGCGTTCGCCGCTTCCCAGAGATCCACTCTCCAACGATCTCTCATTGCCCCTTCCAATTCCCTG GTCTCTAGAGGTTATGCCAATGTGCCAGGGGCAAAGGAAGATAAAGTTAAG GTGCCACTGGCTATGTTTGGTGGCTCTGGAAACTATGCCTCTGCTTTGTATATTGCAGCAGTGAAAGCTAATTCAGTCGAAAAGGTTGAGTCCGAGATTCTTCAGTTTGTTGAGGCAGTTAAGAACAGTACTAAAGTTTCCCAGTTCATAAGTGACTTGTCTGTGAAGAAAGATATTAGAGTAAAGGTTATTGAAGACATTGCTGGTCAATCTAAGTTTTCTGATGTTACAAAGAACTTCCTTG tcCTTGTCGCTGAGAATGGGAGGCTTAAAAACATTGAAACTATTGCAAAGAGGTATAGGGAGTTGGCAATGGCATACAAGGGAGAAGTGAAAGCCATTGTGACAACAGTGATT CCTCTTCCTGCCGAGGAAGAGAAGGCACTGAAGGAGACCCTTCAGCAGATGTTAGGCACTGGGGCAAAGGTTCATCTTGAGCAGAAG ATTGATCCAAGCATACTTGGTGGATTAGTGTTGGAGTTTAGTCAGAAGGTCTTTGACATGTCTATTAAGACTAGGGCGCAACAGATGGAGAGGCTTCTACGAGAGCCCATCAGTATTGCTGACATATAG